In Gemmatimonadota bacterium, the sequence AAGCTGGCGGGCCACCTCGCGCACATCGGCGCCGCGCCCGCGCATCGCGAAGGCGGAGGTGGACGAGGCCACCCGGAGGCTCGGCACCCGCGAGAGGGCGATGGTCAGCTCCTCGGTGATGCCGTCGGCGAAGTAGGCGTCGGCGGAGTCGCCGCCGCTCAGGGTGAGCGGGAGCACGGCGAGCGAATTGGGCGGGACACCGCCGGCCGGCGCATCCCGGCGCCCGAGCATCCACCAGGCGAGGGCCAGGCCGAGCCCGGCGACGCCCACCAGTGCCGGCAGGCGCCAGCGCGGCGCGGGCGCGACGACCGCGACGGGGCCGCTGCCCGTGAAGGCAGTATCCAGGTCGGCGACGACCTCGTCGGCCGTGGCGGGGCGCTGGGCCGGATCCTTGGCCAGGCAGCGATGCACCAGCGCGGCGAGCGCCGGCGGCACCCCGGGCACCAGCGACGCCAGCGGCTCCGGTTCACGGGCCACGATGGCGGTGAGCAGCTCGCGTGGAGGGAGCCCCGCGAAGGGGGCGCGGCCGGCGAGCATCTCGTAAGCCATGGCGCCGAAGGAGTAGAGGTCGGCGCGGTGATCCGTGGACGGATCGGCGGCGGCCTGCTCCGGGGCCATGTACCCGAGGGTGCCGAGCGAGGTGCCAAGCGCGGTGAGCGGCGCGCCACCCGAGGCCGTGGGCGCGACCGGCCGCTCGTGGCCGGCGGAGAGCGCCTTGGCCACGCCGAAGTCGGTGACCATCGCCGCGCCGCCGGAGAGCAGCACGTTGTCGGGCTTGATGTCGCGGTGGACCACGCCGCGGGCGTGGGCAAAGGCGAGCGCCCGCGCGGCATCGCGCAGGATCGGCACCGCTTCCCGGGGCGGGATGGTGCCGCGCTGCTCCAGGGCGGCGCGCAGCGACTCGCCAGCCACGAACGGCATGGTGTAATAGGGGAGCTCCCCCAGCACGCCGGTGCCGAGCACGGTGACGATGTTGGGGTGCTGCAGCTGGGCGGAGAGCTGCACCTCCTGCTCGAAGCGCTCGCGGTTCACCCCGGCGGCCAGCTCCGGTGCGAGCACCTTGGCCACGATCCGCCGGCCGAGGGTCCGGTCCAGCGCCAGGAAGACGCGCGACATGCCACCGCCACCCAGCTCCCGTTCGACGGAATACTGGGCGCCAAGGGACTGCTGCAGGGCGTCGCGGAGGTCCATGGGGTCCTGGTGAGACAGCCGGCCGGGGCGAAGGGTTGCCTAGAGCTGCCCGTCGAGGCCGAGCTGGTGGTAGTAGTGCACCACCTCGTCCTGGTGCTCGAGCAGCCAGTCGATCGTGGGCTCGCGGCGCATCGCCTTGCGGAGCGCCTTGGCGGTGGCCTCGCGATGGGTCTGGAAGAGGACCTTGTGGTCGAAGTCCGGCGCGTCGAGCACGGCGGGGTCGAGCCACACCGCGATGATGATGCCCAGCTCCTCCACCCGGTCCTTCGGGATGTCCCCGCTGCGCACCGCGTCGAGCACCCCGTTGGCGATCGCCGCCTGCACCGTGCCCATGAAGATGTTGGTGTAGCGGCTGTCGTCCACCGTCACCTTGCTCACCATCAGGGTGGCGGGCTTCACCTGGACGTCACTGTTGAGGATGGCGAAGACCCTGGTGTGGCCCTTGACCTGGTCCCCCACCAGCGTGGCGAGCGCGGTCCCCACCGGTCCATCGAGTTCGCCGATGACCACTTCCGGCTCGGCGGCAGACCAGGACGGCTCGGCCTCGACAAGGGCTTCACCGGTGCGGAGGACGATGCGCTGGGACATGGAGGGTCCTGGAAGACGGGAAACGGGAAACGGGAAACGGGAAGCAGAAGCCCAGAAATGGTAGTGGGGAAGAGGGAAGAGGGAAGAGGGAAGAGGGAGGGGGGAAGGGGCGCGGGGGACGGCGTGGTTCCGTCCCCCGGCCCGCACGACCGGTTACTTGAGGCGCGGCTTGGTGCTGCGCGGCGCGGCCTGGCACTCGGGCCAGGCCGTGGGGATGGGCCGGCGCGGTCCACGGGTGGTGTCGGCCCGGGCCCGTTCGGCGAGGGCCGCCAGGTCCACGCGCTCCCGGGTGACGGTCGCGCTGTCTTCCGCGGCCATGTAGGCGAGCATCGCGGCGAGGGTCGCGGTGGCGCGCAGGTCGTCGAAGACCACCTTGTCGTAGGTGTCGCGGTTGGTGTGCCAGGTATAGCTGCCGTAGTCCCAGCCGTGGGCACCGAGGCTGGTGGCCGGGAGGCCCCAGCAGGCAAAGGAGGCGTCGTCGCTCCCGCCGCCCGAGGGGAACCCGGGACCGCTGAAGGTGATCGGCTTGCGCAGCTCCTCCGGCAGCCGGGCGAGCCAGCCTTCCAGGTGGCGGGCCAGGTCAGGGAGGCCCGCCGCGCCGAGCCGGACGATGCGCCCGGTGCCGTTGTCCTGGTTGAGCAGCACCTGCAGCCCCTCACGCACCTCGGGGTGGTCCTCGCTGAAGGCGCGGGAGCCGACCAGGCCGTTCTCCTCCGAGGTCCAGTGGCCCACGAGGATGGTGCGGCTGGGCCGGGGGAGCACCTGCTTGAGGATCCGCATGGCCTCCATCATCACCACGGTGCCGGTGCCGTTATCGGTGGCGCCGGAGCTGCCGTCCCACGAATCGAAGTGGGCCGAGAGCATCACGTACTCTCCCGCCCGGCTGGTCCCGGGGATCACGGCCACGGTGTTGAACACCGGCTGCTCGCCCAGCAGCTCGGCGTCGAGATTGAGGCGCAGCTTCGGGCCCTGGTGGCGCTCGGTGAGGCGGTATACCAGCCCGTAGTCCTCGCAGGACAGTGCGACGGCGGGAGCACGGGTGTTGTAGGTATCGAAGATCTCGATGGTGCCCCAGGCGTCCTTGGGACGGCTGGTGATCATGCCGGCGATGCCGGCCTGCTCCAGGCGGAGGCCGAGTTCTCCGGTGCCGAGCGCCAGGCTGTAGCCGGTGCCACGGACGCTCGGGCCGGCCCACTCCCGGCGGGCCTGCGCCCGCAGGCTGTCCATCCGTACCTTCGCGTCCGGGGTGGCGTTCTTCTCCCAGTTCTCCACCGGGCGGCAGGTGGGCTGCGGCGCCGACACCAGCACGAACTTGCCCCGCGCCTGCGGCAGCCAGCGGACGAACTCGGTGCTGTCGGCGAATCGGGGGAGGATGACCGTCGTGGCGGTGAGGTCCTTCTTCCGGGTGCCGGGGCTGAAGCCCAGCATGGTGCCCTCGAGGGAGCGCACCCGCGGCGCCACCAGGTCGATATGTGAGGTGCCCCGGCGCCAGCCCCGCCAGCTGCCGGCCCGCTCGTTCCGGGCGGTGATGCCCCAGCTGGTGTAGGTGCGCACCAGCCAGTCGTTGCCGCTCTTCTGGAGCGCGGTGCCGGTAAGGCGGGGCCCGATGGAGTCGAACAGCACCTGCGCCAGGGGCTCGGCGCGCGAGCTGTCCATGCCGAGGGTCCAGATGCGGCGGAGGGCCGGGTCGTCGGCGGTGAAGGTCTGGGCGGTGAGCGGGGCGCGCAGCCCGGTGAGGACGGCCAGCAGTGCGAGGCCGCGCACGAACAGTGGGCGCATGGCGTGGATCCGATTGGGGGATGAGCGGCGGGCCGGCAGACGCCGGCCCGTGGATGCTACGTGGCGGCGGCCGGCGGCGTTGAGCCGCCGGCCGGGGGCTAGCGGCCCTGGATGGTGGCCAGCACGGTCTGGAGGTTGAGCGTCCGGGACTGCTCCTGGATCTGCTCCTGCACCCGCGGGAAGAGGGTGCGGGCCTCCTCCTGGAAGCGGGCGAAGAGCGCGCGGAGGTCGGCGGCGCTGAGCGACCGTCCCTGCGCGTAGTACTGGCTGGCCACGTGCCCCAGGGCATAGGTCGACGCGAAGGTCACCGCCGCCCCCGCCGCGACGCCGGCGGCCCCGCCGATCATGCCGCCGAAGAGCCCCTTGGTGAGTCCGCCCAGCACCCCGCGGACCACGCCTTCCATGACCTGGGCCGCGGCCCCGATGCCGAGGGTGCCGGCCAGGTCCTTGATCTGGTTGGCGTCGAGCTGCTGGCCGTGCCGCTGCCCGATCTGGTACACCAGGCGGAGCTGCAGGGGGATGATCGCCATGGTGGCGAGGCGCTCGGGGAGGAGCTCGAGGGCGCCGGTGAGCATCGCCTGGCGCATGATGAGGTCATTGAGGTCGGGACTCGGGGGCGTGCCGCTGCCCACCTCGGGCGGAGCCGTGGGGCCGGCGTTCCCCTCGATGCCGAGCGCGGCGCGGAGCTCGTCGAGGAAGCGCTGCTCCGCCTCGGAGGCGGGGCCATCGGCGTGGCAGGCCACCAGCGCGGTCTGGTAGGCCAGGCGGCGAGCCGGCTCGTCGGAGAGCTGGCGGGCCAGCTCGGCGGGGCGCACGGTGCCTTCCGCGATCTCGCGGGCGAGGGCGTCGAGGTCGGTGATGCCGGCGGCGTCGGCGACGGCGCGGAGCGCGGAGGTCTCGCGGGGATCCTCGCGGCCATCGGCGAGGGCGGCGGCGAGGGCGATGGTGACGATGAGCTTCTGGTCGGTGGCGTTCATGGGGCACTCCGGTGGACCGCAGCGATCAGCATGGCCGAGGGGGAAGAATAACGCGACCCTGGCGCGCGGTCACGGCGGGCGAGGGGGCGGCGTGGTCAGGGGGTCTCTGGGCCGGGGAGGGGCGGGCGGCGGAGCAGGCGCAGGCCCGTGGCCTGTGGTGTGGCCGCCGCAGTCTGGCGTTCTCGCGAGAATCCCTCCTTTATGGTGACAATTTCGTCGGAATGGGCGGGCGCGGCGACCGCGACTTTCTGAGGCCCCGCACGACCCCTGGGAGCGGTCGGAGGTCCTTGCAATGCATAAAGATACCTTCATGTGCACCTCACTCGAACTGCCGGAGGTGGTGGAGAATGCCTCTTGACGGTCCCGGTATCGGCCGGAATATTGGCTGCCGCGTGGGCGACGGTCTTGGAGCACCACTCCGTTTTTGGCCCCCCCGATTGCCCACGTTTCCTAGACGCGATCCTGCCTCGCCCGCCCCCGGGGTGGCCGCCCCGGGCCGCATCGATGCAGCCATCCGCCTGCCTCCCGAACGCGTGGACCACATGCGGGCATGCCCGACCCGTGGACAGCACAGGCTGGTGCCAGGCAGCGCCCCGAGGCGCTGGCTGCGCTCCGGGCCACCCCGACATTGGTTGTTCCCATGCTCCGGCCCGGTGGCCGGGGCTTTTTGTTGTTGAACGTTCCTGAAAGGAAGCGCGCGACTATGAATCGGCCAAGGCACATGTTAGGCGTGCTCATGGCGGCACTCTGGCTCACGCCCCTCGCTGCGCAGCAGACGACGGGCGGGCTGCGCGGGCACATCACCGACGAGGCGTCGCAGCGCCCGGTGGCGGGCGCGACGGTCTCGGTGGGCGGCCGCACCACCCTGTCCCGGGAGGACGGGACCTACCAGCTGATGGGCGTGCCGGCCGGGGAGGACTCGGTGCGGGTGCGGATGATCGGATACGCGCCCGCGGTGCGGGCGGTGAGCCTGGCGGCGGGGGAGATCGCCGACCTCGACATCGCGCTCACGGCGCAGGCGGTGGACCTCTCCGAGATGGTGGTGATCGGCTACGGTGAGCAGCAGGCGGGCAACATCATCGGCGCGGTCACCAGCGTCACCTCCGAGAGCTTCAACACCGGCCGGATCATCACCCCGACCGAGCTCATCCAGAGCAAGGCGGCGGGCGTGCAGGTGGTCGAGAACAACGAGCCGGGCGGCGGCACGACCATCCGGATCCGCGGCGCGACCTCCATCAACGCGAGCAGCGACCCGCTGATCGTGGTCGACGGCATGCCGCTCGGCACCGGCTCGGGCAGCGGCGTCAGCGTGGGCCGCGACGCGCTCAACTTCCTCAACACCCAGGACATCGAGAGCATCACGGTGCTGCGCGACGCCTCGGCGGCCGCGATCTACGGCGCCAACGCCGCCAACGGCGTGGTGATCATCACCACCAAGACGGGCAAGGGCCGCACCTCGCCGCGGTTCGAGTACAGCGGCAGCGTCTCGGCGTCGAGCATCACCAAGACGCCCTCGATGCTCAACGCGGCGCAGTTCCGCGCGGCGGTCACCCAGTACGCCCCGGGCAACGTGGCGCAGCTGCAGACCGCGAACACCGACTGGTTCGACCTGGTGAGCCGCACCGGCTACGGACAGGAGCAGAACTTCGCCCTGAGCGGCGCCGGGAACAGCTCCAACTACCGGCTGTCGTTCAACTACCTGGACCAGGACGGCATCATCCAGGGGACCACCGCCAAGCGGATCGGCCTCGGCATCAACTACAACCAGCTGCTGCTGGACGACCGGCTGAGCATCAAGACGAACCTGCGCGGCAGCCGGCAGGAGGACAAGTTCACGCCGGGCGGCGTGGTCTCGAACGCGGCGCAGTACGGCCCGACCCAGCCGGTGAAGGACAGCCTGTCGTCGACCGGCTTCTTCGAGTGGACCGGCGGCATCCAGTCGGCCGACAACCCGGTGGCGATCCTCAGCCTGGCGCGGGACGAGGCCACCACGTATCGCGGCATCGGCAACGTGCAGGGCGGGTACCGCCTGCCGTGGATCGAGGGTCTCGAGGCCAACGTGAACGTGGGCTTCGACGTGACCAAGGCCGACCGGGTGCAGTTCAACCCGAGCGTGATGCACAGCGAGACCAAGAACTCGCACTTCGGCAACTACTTCCGGCAGAACCCGACCCAGCAGAACGCGCTGGCCGAGGCGTACCTCAACTACGCCGTGCCGCGGCAGGTGGGCCCCGGGGCGCTGGACCTGACCGGCGGCTACTCGTTCGCCAAGTCGCACGCGGAGTTCCCGACGGTCCAGGCCGAGAGCCTGAGCACCGACCTGCTGGGCACCGACGGCGTGCCGTCGGCCAAGACCACCACGGCCCGGCTGTTCGTCACCGACGCGCGGCTCATCTCGCTGTTCGGGCGGGCCAACTACAACGTCAACGACCGGTACCTGGCGGCCTTCACGCTGCGGCGGGACGGCTCGTCGCGGTTCGGCAGCGGCAACCAGTGGGGCACGTTCCCCTCGGTGGCGCTGGCGTGGCGCCTGTCGGAGGAGTCGTTCCTGAAGGGGCGGTACAGCCTGTCGGACCTCAAGCTGCGGGGCTCGTGGGCGCGGACCGGCAACCAGTCGTTCGGCGACTACCTGTTCCAGTCCACCTACACGGTGGGCGACGCGCAGTCGCAGTACTGGATGGGCAACGGGTTCGTGACCACCATCCGGCCGAGCGCGGTGGACCCGAACATCAAGTGGGAGGCCACCCGGTCGTTCAACCTGGGCCTCGACTTCGGGTTCAGCAACCAGCGCTTCACCGGCACGGTCGACTGGTATGACAAGAAGACGACCGACCTGATCTTCTCGGTCCCGGCGGCGGCCGGCACGGTGCCGGGCGACTTCGTCACCACCAACATCGGCAGCATGCGCAACCGCGGCCTCGAGTTCACCCTGAGCGCCAAGGTGCTGCAGGGCAGCGCCGAGAACCGCAACGGCCTGCGCTGGACGGCCGACGTGACCGCGGCGCACAACAGCAACGAACTGCTCACCATCACCCCGTTCGGCGGCGCCGCGCAGCAGATCCTCACCGGCGGCATCGCCGGCGGCGTGGGCCAGACCATCCAGGTGCTGCGCCCGGGCGAGGCGGTCAACTCATTCTACGTGTACAAGCAGCTGTACCAGAACGGCAAGCCGGTCGAGGGGTCGTACAAGGACCTGAACAACGACGGCGTGATCAACCAGAACGACCGCCGGCCGTTCCACGACCCGGCGCCGAAGTGGATCCTGGGGCACTCGTCGTACCTGACCTACGGCAAGTTCGACGCGAGCTTCACGCTGCGGGCCTACCTGGGCAACTACGTGTACAACAACGTGGCGTCCAACCTCGGCACCTACTCCGAGGTGACCCGCGGCTCGCCGTACAACCTGCACTCGTCCGTGCTGGAGACCGAC encodes:
- the fae gene encoding formaldehyde-activating enzyme — its product is MSQRIVLRTGEALVEAEPSWSAAEPEVVIGELDGPVGTALATLVGDQVKGHTRVFAILNSDVQVKPATLMVSKVTVDDSRYTNIFMGTVQAAIANGVLDAVRSGDIPKDRVEELGIIIAVWLDPAVLDAPDFDHKVLFQTHREATAKALRKAMRREPTIDWLLEHQDEVVHYYHQLGLDGQL
- a CDS encoding M20/M25/M40 family metallo-hydrolase — translated: MRPLFVRGLALLAVLTGLRAPLTAQTFTADDPALRRIWTLGMDSSRAEPLAQVLFDSIGPRLTGTALQKSGNDWLVRTYTSWGITARNERAGSWRGWRRGTSHIDLVAPRVRSLEGTMLGFSPGTRKKDLTATTVILPRFADSTEFVRWLPQARGKFVLVSAPQPTCRPVENWEKNATPDAKVRMDSLRAQARREWAGPSVRGTGYSLALGTGELGLRLEQAGIAGMITSRPKDAWGTIEIFDTYNTRAPAVALSCEDYGLVYRLTERHQGPKLRLNLDAELLGEQPVFNTVAVIPGTSRAGEYVMLSAHFDSWDGSSGATDNGTGTVVMMEAMRILKQVLPRPSRTILVGHWTSEENGLVGSRAFSEDHPEVREGLQVLLNQDNGTGRIVRLGAAGLPDLARHLEGWLARLPEELRKPITFSGPGFPSGGGSDDASFACWGLPATSLGAHGWDYGSYTWHTNRDTYDKVVFDDLRATATLAAMLAYMAAEDSATVTRERVDLAALAERARADTTRGPRRPIPTAWPECQAAPRSTKPRLK
- a CDS encoding SusC/RagA family TonB-linked outer membrane protein, coding for MAALWLTPLAAQQTTGGLRGHITDEASQRPVAGATVSVGGRTTLSREDGTYQLMGVPAGEDSVRVRMIGYAPAVRAVSLAAGEIADLDIALTAQAVDLSEMVVIGYGEQQAGNIIGAVTSVTSESFNTGRIITPTELIQSKAAGVQVVENNEPGGGTTIRIRGATSINASSDPLIVVDGMPLGTGSGSGVSVGRDALNFLNTQDIESITVLRDASAAAIYGANAANGVVIITTKTGKGRTSPRFEYSGSVSASSITKTPSMLNAAQFRAAVTQYAPGNVAQLQTANTDWFDLVSRTGYGQEQNFALSGAGNSSNYRLSFNYLDQDGIIQGTTAKRIGLGINYNQLLLDDRLSIKTNLRGSRQEDKFTPGGVVSNAAQYGPTQPVKDSLSSTGFFEWTGGIQSADNPVAILSLARDEATTYRGIGNVQGGYRLPWIEGLEANVNVGFDVTKADRVQFNPSVMHSETKNSHFGNYFRQNPTQQNALAEAYLNYAVPRQVGPGALDLTGGYSFAKSHAEFPTVQAESLSTDLLGTDGVPSAKTTTARLFVTDARLISLFGRANYNVNDRYLAAFTLRRDGSSRFGSGNQWGTFPSVALAWRLSEESFLKGRYSLSDLKLRGSWARTGNQSFGDYLFQSTYTVGDAQSQYWMGNGFVTTIRPSAVDPNIKWEATRSFNLGLDFGFSNQRFTGTVDWYDKKTTDLIFSVPAAAGTVPGDFVTTNIGSMRNRGLEFTLSAKVLQGSAENRNGLRWTADVTAAHNSNELLTITPFGGAAQQILTGGIAGGVGQTIQVLRPGEAVNSFYVYKQLYQNGKPVEGSYKDLNNDGVINQNDRRPFHDPAPKWILGHSSYLTYGKFDASFTLRAYLGNYVYNNVASNLGTYSEVTRGSPYNLHSSVLETDFTTQQLFSDYYIEKASFLRMDNITVGYSFDLRGQSARVYGTLQNAFTITGYSGVDPTAGLNGIDNNLYPRSRTFSGGLSLRF
- a CDS encoding DUF533 domain-containing protein, giving the protein MNATDQKLIVTIALAAALADGREDPRETSALRAVADAAGITDLDALAREIAEGTVRPAELARQLSDEPARRLAYQTALVACHADGPASEAEQRFLDELRAALGIEGNAGPTAPPEVGSGTPPSPDLNDLIMRQAMLTGALELLPERLATMAIIPLQLRLVYQIGQRHGQQLDANQIKDLAGTLGIGAAAQVMEGVVRGVLGGLTKGLFGGMIGGAAGVAAGAAVTFASTYALGHVASQYYAQGRSLSAADLRALFARFQEEARTLFPRVQEQIQEQSRTLNLQTVLATIQGR